From the genome of Gracilinanus agilis isolate LMUSP501 chromosome 2, AgileGrace, whole genome shotgun sequence, one region includes:
- the ZNF703 gene encoding zinc finger protein 703 isoform X1: protein MSDSPAGSNPRTPESSSSGSGGGGSGNSQSGGGGKRPAVPAAVSLLPPADPLRQANRLPIRVLKMLSAHTGHLLHPEYLQPLSSTPVSPIELDAKKSPLALLAQTCSQIGKPDPPPSSKLNSVAAAAANGLGAEKDSGRSSSAASSASAALKQLGDSPTEDKSSFKPYSKGSGGDSRKDGGSSSNSSSSSSSSSPGDKAGFRVPSAACPPFPPHGGPVSASSSSSSPGNSRGGSPHHTDCKGSGGGGGGGGGGGGELDKKDQEPKPSPEAGTGSRSAEPASHGGEAGSSGRKSEPPAALVGAGHVAPVSPYKPGHSVFPLPPSSIGYHGSIVGAYAGYPSQFVPGLDPSKSGLVGGQLSGGLGLPPGKPPSSSPLTGASPPSFLQGLCRDPYCLGGYHSASSHLGGSSCSTCSAHEPAGPSLKPGGYPLVYPGHPLQPAALSSSAAQAALPGHPLYTYGFMLQNEPLPHSCNWVAASGPCDKRFATSEELLSHLRTHTALPGAEKLLAAYPGGSGLSSAAAAAAAASCHLHLPPPAAPGSPGSLSLRSPHTLGLSRYHPYGKSHLPTAGGLAVPSLPTAGPYYSPYALYGQRLSSASALGYQ, encoded by the exons ATGAGCGATTCGCCCGCTGGATCTAACCCAAGGACACCGGAAAGCAGCAGtagcggcagcggcggcggcggtaGCGGCAACAGCCAGAGCGGCGGCGGAGGGAAGAGACCAGCGGTCCCGGCGGCGGTGTCCCTCCTGCCTCCGGCGGACCCCCTGCGGCAGGCGAACCGACTCCCCATCAGGGTACTGAAGATGCTGAGCGCGCACACCGGCCACCTCTTGCACCCGGAATACCTGCAGCCGCTTTCCTCCACTCCAGTCAGCCCCATCGAG CTGGACGCCAAGAAAAGCCCGCTGGCGCTGCTGGCCCAAACCTGCTCGCAGATCGGCAAACCTGATCCACCACCCTCCTCCAAGCTCAACTCAGTGGCAGCGGCTGCGGCCAACGGGCTTGGAGCGGAGAAGGACTCTGGTCGCTCCTCCTCAGCAGCCTCCTCAGCTTCTGCGGCTCTCAAACAGTTAGGGGACTCGCCGACCGAGGATAAGTCCAGCTTCAAACCCTACTCCAAAGGGTCTGGTGGGGATTCCCGCAAAGACGGAGGCTCTTCTTccaactcttcctcctcctcttcctcttcctctcctggaGACAAGGCTGGGTTCAGGGTGCCCAGCGCAGCCTGCCCGCCTTTCCCCCCGCACGGAGGTCCAGTCTCTGCTTCTTCCTCGTCCTCCTCCCCCGGCAACTCCCGGGGCGGGTCGCCGCACCACACGGACTGCAAGGGCAGCGGCGGCGGTGGAGGTGGTGGAGGCGGGGGCGGAGGGGAGCTGGATAAGAAAGATCAAGAACCCAAGCCCAGCCCGGAGGCGGGAACCGGGAGCCGCAGCGCCGAGCCCGCATCGCACGGCGGGGAGGCTGGGTCGTCTGGGCGCAAGTCAGAGCCGCCCGCGGCGTTGGTGGGCGCCGGCCACGTGGCACCTGTGTCTCCCTACAAACCAGGCCACTCCGTGTTCCCCTTGCCACCCTCCAGCATCGGCTATCACGGCTCCATCGTGGGCGCCTACGCAGGCTACCCGTCCCAGTTCGTGCCTGGTCTGGATCCTAGCAAATCTGGGCTGGTGGGGGGTCAGCTGTCCGGGGGGCTGGGTCTGCCTCCCGGCAAGCCCCCCAGCTCCAGCCCGTTGACTGGCGCCTCACCACCCTCATTTCTGCAGGGATTATGCCGGGACCCCTACTGCCTGGGCGGCTACCACAGCGCCTCCTCACACTTGGGTGGCTCTAGCTGCTCCACTTGCAGTGCGCACGAGCCCGCTGGGCCCAGCCTAAAGCCAGGGGGCTACCCACTCGTGTACCCTGGCCATCCGCTCCAGCCCGCAGCCCTCTCCTCCAGCGCAGCGCAGGCTGCGCTCCCGGGACATCCACTCTACACCTACGGCTTCATGCTGCAGAACGAACCGCTGCCACACAGCTGTAACTGGGTGGCGGCCAGCGGGCCATGTGACAAGCGCTTCGCCACCTCGGAGGAGTTGCTCAGCCACCTACGGACCCACACGGCCCTCCCCGGCGCGGAGAAACTACTAGCCGCTTACCCCGGGGGGTCGGGCCTGAGCAGTGCGGCCGCCGCTGCGGCTGCAGCTTCCTGTCACCTACACCTCCCTCCACCCGCCGCCCCGGGCAGCCCCGGGTCGCTGTCCTTGCGGAGTCCACATACTTTGGGGTTAAGCCGGTACCACCCCTATGGCAAGAGCCACTTACCCACAGCTGGGGGCTTAGCTGTGCCATCCCTACCCACAGCAGGACCCTACTACTCTCCATATGCGCTCTACGGACAGAGACTATCCTCAGCCTCCGCTCTTGGATACCAGTAA
- the ZNF703 gene encoding zinc finger protein 703 isoform X2: MSDSPAGSNPRTPESSSSGSGGGGKRPAVPAAVSLLPPADPLRQANRLPIRVLKMLSAHTGHLLHPEYLQPLSSTPVSPIELDAKKSPLALLAQTCSQIGKPDPPPSSKLNSVAAAAANGLGAEKDSGRSSSAASSASAALKQLGDSPTEDKSSFKPYSKGSGGDSRKDGGSSSNSSSSSSSSSPGDKAGFRVPSAACPPFPPHGGPVSASSSSSSPGNSRGGSPHHTDCKGSGGGGGGGGGGGGELDKKDQEPKPSPEAGTGSRSAEPASHGGEAGSSGRKSEPPAALVGAGHVAPVSPYKPGHSVFPLPPSSIGYHGSIVGAYAGYPSQFVPGLDPSKSGLVGGQLSGGLGLPPGKPPSSSPLTGASPPSFLQGLCRDPYCLGGYHSASSHLGGSSCSTCSAHEPAGPSLKPGGYPLVYPGHPLQPAALSSSAAQAALPGHPLYTYGFMLQNEPLPHSCNWVAASGPCDKRFATSEELLSHLRTHTALPGAEKLLAAYPGGSGLSSAAAAAAAASCHLHLPPPAAPGSPGSLSLRSPHTLGLSRYHPYGKSHLPTAGGLAVPSLPTAGPYYSPYALYGQRLSSASALGYQ; the protein is encoded by the exons ATGAGCGATTCGCCCGCTGGATCTAACCCAAGGACACCGGAAAGCAGCAGtagcggcagcggcggcggcg GGAAGAGACCAGCGGTCCCGGCGGCGGTGTCCCTCCTGCCTCCGGCGGACCCCCTGCGGCAGGCGAACCGACTCCCCATCAGGGTACTGAAGATGCTGAGCGCGCACACCGGCCACCTCTTGCACCCGGAATACCTGCAGCCGCTTTCCTCCACTCCAGTCAGCCCCATCGAG CTGGACGCCAAGAAAAGCCCGCTGGCGCTGCTGGCCCAAACCTGCTCGCAGATCGGCAAACCTGATCCACCACCCTCCTCCAAGCTCAACTCAGTGGCAGCGGCTGCGGCCAACGGGCTTGGAGCGGAGAAGGACTCTGGTCGCTCCTCCTCAGCAGCCTCCTCAGCTTCTGCGGCTCTCAAACAGTTAGGGGACTCGCCGACCGAGGATAAGTCCAGCTTCAAACCCTACTCCAAAGGGTCTGGTGGGGATTCCCGCAAAGACGGAGGCTCTTCTTccaactcttcctcctcctcttcctcttcctctcctggaGACAAGGCTGGGTTCAGGGTGCCCAGCGCAGCCTGCCCGCCTTTCCCCCCGCACGGAGGTCCAGTCTCTGCTTCTTCCTCGTCCTCCTCCCCCGGCAACTCCCGGGGCGGGTCGCCGCACCACACGGACTGCAAGGGCAGCGGCGGCGGTGGAGGTGGTGGAGGCGGGGGCGGAGGGGAGCTGGATAAGAAAGATCAAGAACCCAAGCCCAGCCCGGAGGCGGGAACCGGGAGCCGCAGCGCCGAGCCCGCATCGCACGGCGGGGAGGCTGGGTCGTCTGGGCGCAAGTCAGAGCCGCCCGCGGCGTTGGTGGGCGCCGGCCACGTGGCACCTGTGTCTCCCTACAAACCAGGCCACTCCGTGTTCCCCTTGCCACCCTCCAGCATCGGCTATCACGGCTCCATCGTGGGCGCCTACGCAGGCTACCCGTCCCAGTTCGTGCCTGGTCTGGATCCTAGCAAATCTGGGCTGGTGGGGGGTCAGCTGTCCGGGGGGCTGGGTCTGCCTCCCGGCAAGCCCCCCAGCTCCAGCCCGTTGACTGGCGCCTCACCACCCTCATTTCTGCAGGGATTATGCCGGGACCCCTACTGCCTGGGCGGCTACCACAGCGCCTCCTCACACTTGGGTGGCTCTAGCTGCTCCACTTGCAGTGCGCACGAGCCCGCTGGGCCCAGCCTAAAGCCAGGGGGCTACCCACTCGTGTACCCTGGCCATCCGCTCCAGCCCGCAGCCCTCTCCTCCAGCGCAGCGCAGGCTGCGCTCCCGGGACATCCACTCTACACCTACGGCTTCATGCTGCAGAACGAACCGCTGCCACACAGCTGTAACTGGGTGGCGGCCAGCGGGCCATGTGACAAGCGCTTCGCCACCTCGGAGGAGTTGCTCAGCCACCTACGGACCCACACGGCCCTCCCCGGCGCGGAGAAACTACTAGCCGCTTACCCCGGGGGGTCGGGCCTGAGCAGTGCGGCCGCCGCTGCGGCTGCAGCTTCCTGTCACCTACACCTCCCTCCACCCGCCGCCCCGGGCAGCCCCGGGTCGCTGTCCTTGCGGAGTCCACATACTTTGGGGTTAAGCCGGTACCACCCCTATGGCAAGAGCCACTTACCCACAGCTGGGGGCTTAGCTGTGCCATCCCTACCCACAGCAGGACCCTACTACTCTCCATATGCGCTCTACGGACAGAGACTATCCTCAGCCTCCGCTCTTGGATACCAGTAA